The [Bacillus] selenitireducens MLS10 genome includes a region encoding these proteins:
- a CDS encoding class I SAM-dependent DNA methyltransferase, whose translation MYQHFSSVYDQLMDDAPYDEWLSYTRDYLKPGASVLDLACGTGTFTIELAKSGFQVQGVDISLDMLTIADAKARSANLQIPFVQQDMRTLEGFHELDGVIIFCDGLNYLHDEESVVQTFNRIFQTLRSRGEFLFDVHSPYKMEEIFNNQMYGENGEDVSYIWFSEQGDAPLSVHHIMTFFKLNGAGTYDRFDEEHYQRTFGPDKYERMLRSAGFTDIVMTSAFGREDIKEESDRIFFRAKKK comes from the coding sequence ATGTATCAGCACTTTTCATCTGTGTATGATCAACTGATGGATGATGCGCCTTATGATGAATGGCTTTCGTACACGAGGGATTATTTGAAGCCGGGGGCATCTGTTCTCGATCTCGCTTGCGGGACCGGGACATTCACCATCGAGCTTGCAAAGAGCGGTTTTCAGGTGCAGGGAGTGGACATTTCGTTGGATATGCTCACGATCGCCGATGCGAAAGCACGATCTGCAAACCTTCAGATTCCGTTTGTCCAACAGGACATGAGAACGCTCGAAGGTTTTCATGAGTTGGATGGCGTGATAATCTTCTGTGACGGTCTGAATTATCTTCATGATGAAGAAAGTGTGGTCCAAACCTTCAACCGAATCTTTCAGACACTCCGCTCAAGAGGCGAGTTTCTGTTTGATGTGCATTCTCCATATAAAATGGAAGAGATTTTCAATAACCAGATGTATGGGGAGAATGGGGAAGATGTGTCTTACATCTGGTTCAGCGAGCAGGGAGACGCTCCCCTCAGTGTGCACCACATCATGACGTTTTTTAAATTGAATGGTGCCGGGACATATGACCGTTTCGATGAAGAGCATTATCAACGAACATTTGGTCCGGATAAGTATGAGCGCATGCTCCGATCAGCAGGCTTTACCGATATTGTCATGACGTCCGCTTTTGGAAGAGAAGATATAAAAGAAGAATCAGACCGGATCTTCTTCAGAGCAAAGAAAAAATAG
- the rsfS gene encoding ribosome silencing factor, protein MDTKELLTLAVKAIDDKNGHQTIAMDMQGISLVADYFVVTHGNSETQVEAIAREVKNAAQEQGIEVKRLEGLSEARWVLIDLKDVVVHVFHKDERLYYNLEKLWADAKTIEADTILQTNS, encoded by the coding sequence ATGGATACAAAAGAATTGTTAACACTGGCTGTTAAAGCCATCGATGATAAGAATGGTCATCAGACCATTGCCATGGATATGCAGGGAATATCGCTTGTTGCAGATTACTTTGTCGTCACACACGGGAACTCCGAAACACAGGTTGAAGCGATTGCAAGAGAAGTGAAAAATGCGGCCCAAGAACAGGGGATTGAAGTCAAGCGACTTGAAGGTCTGAGTGAAGCACGGTGGGTCCTGATTGATTTAAAGGATGTCGTTGTTCATGTGTTCCACAAAGACGAAAGGCTGTATTACAACCTGGAAAAATTGTGGGCCGATGCCAAAACCATCGAAGCAGACACAATCCTCCAAACCAACTCCTGA
- the yqeK gene encoding bis(5'-nucleosyl)-tetraphosphatase (symmetrical) YqeK produces MNEKQAFDHVRKALKPKRYEHTVRVVETADALQKKYGGSRETIRLAAILHDYAKYRQAEEMRQEVRNMDDLPDDLLDYGDDILHAFVGAVYVKRELGVNDEEILNAIRYHTTGRSGMSREEKIVFLADYIEPGRTFKQANETRETAKRDLDEACFEALSNSIRFLAGKRLPIYPDTFKGYNDLYQLIQTEKE; encoded by the coding sequence ATGAATGAAAAACAGGCGTTTGATCATGTCAGGAAGGCCTTGAAACCTAAACGGTATGAGCATACGGTCCGTGTCGTTGAGACTGCGGATGCCTTGCAAAAAAAGTATGGCGGTTCACGCGAAACGATCCGTTTGGCGGCGATCCTTCATGACTACGCGAAATACCGACAGGCCGAGGAGATGCGTCAAGAGGTGAGAAACATGGACGATTTGCCTGATGATCTTCTGGACTATGGAGATGACATCCTTCATGCTTTTGTCGGTGCGGTGTATGTGAAGCGAGAGCTTGGCGTCAACGACGAGGAGATATTGAACGCGATCCGTTACCACACGACGGGCCGATCCGGCATGAGCAGGGAAGAAAAAATTGTGTTTCTTGCAGATTATATTGAGCCGGGACGGACATTTAAACAGGCTAATGAAACAAGAGAAACGGCAAAACGGGATTTGGATGAAGCGTGTTTCGAAGCGTTGTCAAACAGCATCCGGTTTTTAGCGGGTAAACGATTGCCGATTTACCCGGATACATTTAAAGGGTATAATGATTTATATCAACTGATACAAACAGAGAAGGAATGA
- the nadD gene encoding nicotinate-nucleotide adenylyltransferase has protein sequence MKRAGILGGTFDPPHIGHLIMAEEARLNRNLDEVWWLPNAIPPHKAVPSESTVNDRLAMVRSVTETDPSFRLCDIEIKRPGRSYTVDTVEELIHTYPDVQFEFIMGGDSLSGFHQWHKADQLSTLLPFTVLLRPGYALPETLVPKELVILDDVSLEVSSTEIRERIRQGNNNRFLLYEKVYDYIKERGLYE, from the coding sequence ATGAAGCGAGCCGGTATACTTGGAGGCACATTTGATCCACCGCATATTGGACACCTGATTATGGCTGAAGAAGCAAGACTCAACAGGAACCTCGATGAAGTCTGGTGGTTGCCAAATGCCATCCCTCCTCATAAAGCTGTACCGAGTGAATCAACCGTGAATGACCGTCTGGCCATGGTCAGGTCGGTGACGGAAACGGATCCGTCATTTCGCCTCTGCGACATCGAAATTAAGAGGCCGGGCCGTTCTTATACGGTGGATACTGTCGAGGAGCTGATTCATACCTATCCGGACGTTCAATTCGAGTTCATTATGGGCGGTGACAGCCTCAGCGGGTTTCACCAATGGCACAAAGCAGATCAATTAAGTACTCTGTTGCCATTTACCGTTCTCTTGAGACCGGGCTATGCACTTCCTGAGACGCTGGTTCCAAAGGAGCTCGTAATCCTGGATGACGTTTCTCTCGAGGTATCATCAACGGAGATTCGTGAGCGAATCAGACAAGGCAATAACAACCGGTTTTTACTTTATGAGAAAGTGTATGACTATATAAAGGAGCGGGGTCTGTATGAATGA
- the yhbY gene encoding ribosome assembly RNA-binding protein YhbY, translated as MLSGKQKRYLRGEAHSLKAIFQVGKAGVNANLIKQVGEALEARELIKVSILQNCSEDKHDVARELSEGADAETVQIIGNTIILYKESEENKTIELPR; from the coding sequence ATGCTCAGTGGAAAACAAAAAAGATATTTGCGGGGAGAAGCTCACAGCCTGAAAGCGATCTTTCAGGTGGGGAAAGCAGGCGTTAATGCTAATCTGATTAAGCAGGTTGGAGAGGCCCTCGAAGCAAGAGAGCTGATTAAGGTCAGCATTCTGCAAAACTGCTCGGAAGACAAGCATGATGTTGCAAGAGAGCTGTCAGAAGGTGCAGACGCCGAAACAGTGCAAATTATCGGCAACACAATTATTCTGTATAAAGAATCCGAAGAAAATAAAACGATTGAACTTCCCCGCTGA
- the aroE gene encoding shikimate dehydrogenase, translated as MKQIFGVFGDPIEHSMSPAMHEAALSHAGIDGAYHAFHVKPEGLQDAVKGVRALGIRGVNVTIPHKVDVMKHLDAIDPLAERIGAVNTIVNDDGVLTGFNTDGAGYLEGLRPLLTHPLTDMRVLIIGAGGAARAVAMTLASKEVKELYVANRTETKAGELAKACKPYAASRSLTLSLAQARLMEFDLVINTTSVGMSPNVDNIPISLEMLGRDTIVTDLIYNPMETRLLKMARQKGAKTQNGLNMFVLQGGLAFEKWTGKTAPRDIMRQTVLDQLGG; from the coding sequence ATGAAACAAATCTTTGGAGTTTTTGGAGATCCAATTGAACACAGCATGTCACCTGCCATGCATGAAGCCGCCCTCTCGCATGCCGGGATTGACGGGGCTTATCACGCCTTTCATGTGAAGCCTGAAGGTCTCCAGGATGCAGTAAAAGGGGTCAGGGCCCTCGGAATCCGCGGAGTCAACGTGACCATTCCTCATAAAGTCGATGTTATGAAGCATCTCGATGCGATTGACCCCCTTGCCGAGCGGATCGGAGCTGTGAATACCATTGTGAATGATGATGGCGTACTCACCGGTTTTAATACAGACGGGGCGGGTTATCTTGAAGGACTGAGGCCACTTCTGACTCATCCGCTCACGGACATGCGCGTCCTGATCATCGGTGCAGGAGGTGCAGCGCGGGCGGTCGCCATGACGCTTGCATCGAAAGAAGTCAAGGAGTTGTATGTAGCAAACCGAACGGAAACCAAGGCCGGTGAACTTGCAAAGGCATGCAAACCGTATGCAGCCTCTAGATCCTTGACTCTGAGTCTCGCACAGGCGAGACTGATGGAGTTTGATCTGGTGATCAATACGACCTCCGTCGGCATGTCACCCAATGTGGATAACATCCCGATTTCTCTTGAAATGCTCGGGCGTGATACCATCGTGACAGATCTGATATATAACCCGATGGAAACCCGGTTACTTAAGATGGCCCGTCAAAAAGGTGCGAAGACACAAAACGGGCTCAATATGTTCGTCCTGCAGGGCGGACTGGCATTCGAAAAATGGACAGGAAAAACGGCACCGCGTGATATTATGCGCCAAACCGTTCTCGATCAATTAGGAGGATAA
- the yqeH gene encoding ribosome biogenesis GTPase YqeH, which translates to MGSDREQEALICAGCGVTIQTEHKEATGYTPPSALEREVVICQRCYRLKHYNEVQDVSLTDDDFLRILNQLGARDGLVVKVVDIFDFDGSWLNGLQRYVGENPVLLIGNKVDLLPKSVKRPKVIHWMKRAAKEKGLKPVDVHLMSAETGEGVLEAADLIEEYRNGKDVFIAGSTNTGKSTFINRLLKEYGAADELMITTSNIPGTTLDMIDVPLDDGSSLYDTPGIINTHQMAHRVDRSTLKTILPRKEVKPKIFQLSEEQSIFFAGLGRIDFLKGDRQSFIVFMSNDLYIHRTKLEKADRLYETQLGDQLSPPSGSELDHFPPLKRKEWKVDAGKFDIVYSGLGWVTVDGPGAIVASYVPEGVEVSIRPSLF; encoded by the coding sequence ATGGGATCTGATCGAGAGCAAGAAGCGTTAATCTGCGCCGGATGCGGCGTTACCATACAAACAGAGCATAAGGAGGCAACGGGCTACACGCCGCCTTCGGCTCTTGAGCGGGAGGTTGTCATCTGTCAGCGCTGTTATCGTCTGAAGCATTACAATGAAGTTCAGGATGTATCACTCACGGATGACGATTTTTTGCGGATTCTGAATCAGCTTGGTGCCAGGGACGGACTGGTTGTCAAGGTCGTCGATATTTTTGATTTTGACGGCAGTTGGCTGAATGGTCTGCAGCGTTATGTGGGAGAGAACCCGGTGCTGCTTATTGGGAATAAAGTGGACTTACTGCCGAAATCAGTCAAACGGCCGAAGGTCATTCACTGGATGAAAAGGGCAGCCAAGGAAAAAGGGCTCAAACCTGTTGATGTTCATCTCATGAGTGCCGAAACCGGCGAAGGTGTACTTGAAGCTGCCGATCTTATTGAAGAATACCGTAACGGCAAAGATGTGTTCATTGCCGGCAGTACGAATACGGGGAAATCAACGTTTATCAACCGGCTTTTGAAAGAGTACGGTGCTGCGGATGAACTGATGATTACGACATCCAACATTCCGGGAACGACTCTTGACATGATCGATGTGCCGCTTGATGACGGATCTTCCCTTTACGATACGCCGGGGATAATCAATACACATCAGATGGCGCACCGTGTGGACAGGTCGACACTGAAGACCATATTGCCACGAAAAGAGGTCAAACCGAAAATTTTTCAGCTGTCTGAAGAACAGTCCATCTTTTTTGCCGGTCTTGGCCGGATAGATTTTCTCAAAGGAGACAGACAGTCTTTTATTGTCTTTATGTCCAATGATCTGTATATCCATCGCACAAAACTGGAAAAAGCGGACAGACTGTATGAAACACAGCTTGGTGATCAGCTTTCTCCGCCATCGGGCAGCGAGTTGGATCATTTCCCTCCATTAAAACGTAAGGAATGGAAAGTGGACGCAGGGAAATTTGACATCGTTTATTCCGGTCTCGGTTGGGTGACCGTTGATGGACCGGGGGCAATTGTTGCCTCCTATGTGCCGGAAGGCGTTGAAGTCAGTATCCGGCCTTCTCTTTTTTAA
- a CDS encoding YqeG family HAD IIIA-type phosphatase, translating into MLKKFIPSQYVPTVFDISVQGLKEAGIRYIITDLDNTLVAWDQANATEELEAWFTHLRKEGFAIVIVSNNNEKRVRAFAKPLNIPFIYRAKKPLTGGFEQGIKLLNGSKKQAVVIGDQLMTDVLGGNRGGFNTILVVPVKPTDGIFTKFNRMMERRVFSLMKRKGLIEWDLIESKKR; encoded by the coding sequence GTGTTAAAGAAATTCATCCCTAGTCAGTATGTGCCCACGGTATTTGATATATCCGTTCAGGGGTTGAAGGAAGCAGGAATCCGTTATATCATAACGGATCTTGATAATACGCTTGTAGCATGGGATCAGGCGAATGCAACAGAAGAACTCGAGGCATGGTTTACCCATCTGCGAAAAGAAGGGTTTGCCATCGTCATCGTGTCCAACAACAATGAAAAACGGGTCCGGGCTTTTGCAAAGCCTTTGAACATCCCGTTTATTTATCGTGCAAAGAAGCCGCTGACCGGCGGATTTGAACAGGGGATAAAGCTGTTGAATGGCAGTAAAAAACAAGCGGTGGTTATCGGTGATCAGCTGATGACAGACGTTCTCGGTGGCAATCGCGGCGGGTTCAATACCATTCTCGTCGTCCCGGTTAAACCGACAGATGGCATCTTTACCAAGTTCAACCGTATGATGGAACGAAGAGTGTTCAGTTTAATGAAACGAAAGGGGTTAATTGAATGGGATCTGATCGAGAGCAAGAAGCGTTAA
- a CDS encoding Na+/H+ antiporter subunit A codes for MSTLHFIPLLPFIVAVLIPFLYKKFRHIHTGWFLLPVPLIIFIFMLQYLPFSGDPFQEVSYTFDWVPSLDIAYTVYVDGLSLLFTLLISGIGTLVVLYSIYYIANKKDEPLNNFYVYLMMFMGAMLGVVLSDNLIVLYVFWELTSLSSALLIGYWFHKERSRYGAQKSMMITVAGGFAMLAGFTLLYLMAGTFSIRGIIDVADQIAASPYFIPAMLLILAGAFTKSAQFPFHIWLPDAMEAPTPVSAYLHSATMVKAGIYLVARLTPVFGGQAEWFWIITSFGLFTLLWGSVSAVRQKDLKGILAFSTVSQLGLIMSLLGMGSAAFHYGLDDGQSLYTVAILAAVFHLFNHATFKGSLFMVVGIIDHETGTRDIRKLGGLMAIMPVTFTISLIGIASMAGLPPFNGFLSKELFFEGVLNATAVDIFSGQFLMAIFPVVAWIASVFTFVYSANMLFQTFTGKHKPDELPKHAHEAPVGMLISPAVLAAMVIFFGLFPNLLAYTIIEPAMQAIIPGLTAPGEQFYINIYHWHGINTELLMTLGVVFIGIAIFLNMRKLEQTAFYAGERDPLNWFYDNGLTGLISGAQKVDGVQMTGKLRHYFMYMFVFLILVIGYALITTGSIAIDFSETAGISPYLFLIVAATTLATVAIPFVSKRIPAIVLLGIVGFLVALLFVVLRAPDLALTQLLVETVMVVLLLLAFYHLPELKSESFKPVFKVTNLLISIGVGTVVTLVALSAHAFSTENPISPISDYFVENAYALAGGQNIVNVILVDFRGLDTLLEVLVLGIVGLAVVVLIKYKASGRDEV; via the coding sequence TTGTCTACGCTTCATTTTATTCCGTTACTGCCATTTATCGTGGCCGTATTGATTCCATTCCTGTATAAAAAGTTCAGACACATACATACAGGATGGTTTTTGTTACCTGTTCCACTGATCATTTTTATTTTTATGCTCCAATACCTGCCTTTCAGCGGTGATCCGTTTCAGGAAGTCAGTTATACCTTTGACTGGGTTCCTTCACTCGACATTGCCTATACGGTCTATGTCGACGGATTAAGCCTCTTGTTTACCCTGCTGATCAGCGGGATTGGCACCTTGGTGGTTCTCTATTCCATCTACTATATTGCGAATAAAAAAGATGAACCGCTAAACAATTTTTATGTGTACTTAATGATGTTTATGGGGGCAATGCTCGGTGTCGTTTTATCTGATAACCTGATTGTCCTTTATGTATTCTGGGAGTTGACCAGTCTGTCGTCTGCTCTGTTAATCGGATACTGGTTCCATAAAGAACGGTCCCGTTACGGTGCCCAGAAATCCATGATGATAACGGTAGCCGGTGGCTTTGCCATGCTCGCCGGTTTCACATTGCTGTATCTCATGGCCGGTACGTTCAGTATCCGCGGCATCATCGACGTTGCCGATCAGATTGCAGCCAGTCCTTATTTCATTCCGGCTATGCTCCTGATCCTCGCAGGTGCCTTTACGAAATCTGCGCAGTTTCCATTTCACATCTGGCTTCCTGACGCCATGGAAGCTCCGACTCCGGTCAGTGCGTATCTGCACTCGGCCACTATGGTTAAAGCAGGTATTTATCTTGTTGCAAGACTGACACCTGTTTTTGGCGGACAGGCAGAATGGTTTTGGATCATCACGTCATTCGGGCTCTTCACGCTCCTGTGGGGCTCCGTATCCGCCGTAAGGCAGAAAGACCTGAAAGGGATTCTTGCCTTTTCAACGGTCAGTCAACTCGGTTTAATTATGAGTCTGCTCGGTATGGGCTCCGCCGCATTCCATTATGGACTCGATGACGGGCAGTCTCTTTATACGGTTGCAATCCTGGCAGCTGTGTTTCACCTCTTTAATCACGCGACATTTAAAGGTAGTCTCTTTATGGTTGTCGGGATTATCGACCACGAGACCGGTACTCGTGATATCCGTAAACTCGGCGGCCTGATGGCGATCATGCCAGTAACGTTTACAATCTCTCTCATCGGCATTGCCTCAATGGCAGGGCTGCCGCCTTTTAACGGCTTCCTGAGTAAAGAGCTCTTCTTTGAAGGTGTGCTGAATGCAACAGCGGTTGATATCTTCAGCGGTCAGTTTCTGATGGCCATCTTCCCGGTTGTCGCCTGGATCGCTTCCGTGTTTACCTTCGTATACTCGGCAAATATGCTGTTCCAGACCTTCACCGGAAAGCATAAGCCGGATGAACTGCCGAAACATGCCCACGAAGCACCTGTCGGTATGCTGATTTCACCGGCGGTACTTGCAGCTATGGTTATTTTCTTCGGTCTGTTCCCGAACCTGTTGGCCTATACCATCATTGAACCTGCCATGCAGGCCATAATCCCTGGACTCACAGCTCCAGGCGAACAGTTCTACATCAATATCTATCACTGGCACGGGATCAATACCGAGCTTCTGATGACTCTCGGTGTTGTCTTTATCGGGATTGCCATTTTCCTGAATATGCGAAAACTCGAACAGACGGCATTTTATGCCGGTGAACGGGATCCGTTGAACTGGTTTTACGATAATGGTCTGACGGGACTCATCAGCGGAGCACAGAAAGTTGATGGCGTTCAAATGACAGGGAAATTGCGACACTACTTTATGTATATGTTTGTATTCCTGATTCTTGTCATTGGCTATGCACTGATCACGACCGGTTCCATCGCCATTGATTTCAGTGAAACAGCCGGCATTTCGCCTTACCTGTTCCTGATCGTTGCTGCGACAACCCTTGCAACGGTAGCCATTCCGTTTGTCTCCAAGCGGATACCGGCCATCGTCCTCTTGGGAATTGTCGGCTTCCTTGTTGCCCTCTTATTTGTTGTTCTGCGGGCTCCGGATCTGGCGTTGACACAGCTCCTCGTTGAAACAGTGATGGTGGTACTCTTACTGTTGGCGTTCTATCATTTGCCGGAGCTGAAGTCAGAAAGCTTCAAACCTGTATTCAAGGTGACCAACCTTCTGATTTCAATTGGTGTTGGTACTGTTGTAACACTTGTCGCATTGAGTGCTCATGCGTTCAGTACAGAAAATCCAATTTCGCCAATCTCTGATTATTTTGTCGAAAATGCCTACGCTCTTGCAGGCGGTCAGAACATCGTCAACGTTATCCTCGTTGACTTCCGAGGTCTTGATACGCTCTTAGAAGTGCTGGTTCTCGGTATTGTGGGACTTGCCGTAGTGGTTCTGATTAAATATAAAGCTTCGGGGAGGGATGAAGTATGA
- a CDS encoding Na(+)/H(+) antiporter subunit B — protein MKNTPIQLHVITRIVAFIILAFSVFLFFAGHNNPGGGFIGGLMTASALVLLYLSFDLKTIRRVIPFQYDKIIAAGLLIAILTGIVGMLFGFPYLTQFFDYFNLPILGETELTTALPFDLGIYMVVVGFTLLTILTIAEDDS, from the coding sequence ATGAAAAATACCCCGATCCAATTGCATGTGATTACACGAATCGTGGCCTTTATCATTCTCGCCTTCTCCGTGTTTCTGTTTTTTGCCGGTCACAACAACCCCGGCGGCGGATTTATCGGTGGACTGATGACGGCCTCGGCACTGGTTTTGCTTTATTTAAGCTTTGATCTGAAAACCATCAGACGTGTGATTCCGTTTCAATACGACAAAATCATCGCAGCAGGCCTTCTGATTGCCATTTTGACAGGGATCGTCGGTATGCTGTTCGGATTTCCGTATTTGACACAGTTCTTCGATTATTTTAATTTACCGATTCTCGGTGAGACTGAGTTGACCACGGCACTGCCTTTTGATTTGGGAATCTATATGGTCGTTGTCGGTTTCACCCTGCTCACCATCCTGACGATTGCGGAGGATGATAGCTGA
- a CDS encoding Na(+)/H(+) antiporter subunit C, which translates to MEILMIFMIGILVTVATYLILTKSLLRVILGVIILSHGAHLLLLTLSGLKTGSPPLLGEEAASYSDPLPQALILTAIVIGFGITAFMLVLAYRTYKAHGTDNFDELRGSEDD; encoded by the coding sequence ATGGAAATACTCATGATATTTATGATTGGCATACTCGTTACTGTCGCCACGTATTTAATTTTGACAAAAAGCCTGTTGCGTGTGATTCTCGGCGTGATTATTCTCTCACACGGGGCTCACCTGCTTTTACTGACACTGTCAGGACTGAAGACCGGCTCCCCTCCTCTCCTTGGAGAAGAAGCCGCCTCATACTCCGATCCGCTGCCTCAGGCACTGATTCTGACGGCGATTGTTATCGGATTTGGTATCACTGCTTTTATGCTCGTATTGGCCTACCGGACATATAAAGCACATGGAACTGATAATTTTGATGAATTAAGGGGATCTGAAGATGATTAA
- a CDS encoding Na+/H+ antiporter subunit D yields MINLVILPVLIPMLVGVVLIFLKEYKNAQRIITVTSMALIFLVSTALVYLAYTDGIQTIALGDWPAPFGIILVGDLLSTSLVWLASILGLVTLFFAYQTFTAEREYNYFHPFFLFLIVGVNGSFLTGDLFNLFVFFEVMLISSFILISFGSGKYQLRESLKYVIINTVSSMFFIIAVAYIYGVTGTLNLADLSVKVAELYEAGNSGILTVIGLVFLFVFGTKSAIFPLYYWLPHSYFAPPAAIAALFGGLLTKVGVYTIMRMYTLVFHHDQMIYTILLIVGGLTMFIGVLGAVAQFDFKRILAVHIVSQVGYMIMGIGIGTSLAIAGTFYFLAHNIIVKSALFFFAGATEHVSGTSHLKKMSGLLKTHPYLGWLFFISAISLAGIPPLSGFFGKFALIVAGLEAGHYFVIFVSLLTGVLTLFSMMKIFITSFWGEVKFPDHAASEKKPVGKLLLPVLPLVFLTILLGVAAEPFFAFSMEMGEQLTDPSIYIESVLKE; encoded by the coding sequence ATGATTAATCTTGTCATATTGCCTGTACTCATCCCGATGCTTGTAGGGGTTGTACTCATTTTCTTAAAAGAGTACAAAAACGCCCAGCGAATCATCACTGTCACCTCAATGGCACTGATTTTCCTGGTTTCAACTGCCCTCGTCTACCTGGCATATACGGATGGGATCCAAACGATAGCCCTTGGTGACTGGCCTGCACCATTTGGGATCATACTTGTCGGCGACCTGTTATCAACCTCGTTAGTCTGGCTAGCGAGTATTCTGGGTCTGGTTACCCTGTTTTTCGCCTATCAGACATTCACCGCAGAACGGGAGTACAATTACTTTCATCCCTTCTTTCTTTTTCTGATTGTCGGGGTAAACGGCTCTTTTCTGACAGGTGACCTGTTTAACCTCTTCGTCTTTTTCGAAGTGATGCTGATTTCTTCCTTCATTCTGATCTCATTCGGAAGCGGGAAATACCAGCTGAGAGAATCGCTGAAATACGTGATTATCAATACCGTCTCATCGATGTTCTTTATCATCGCCGTTGCCTATATTTACGGCGTGACCGGGACTCTGAACCTTGCCGATTTATCCGTGAAAGTCGCTGAGCTTTATGAAGCAGGCAATTCCGGCATACTAACGGTAATCGGTCTCGTTTTCCTGTTCGTCTTTGGTACGAAGAGTGCGATTTTCCCACTCTATTACTGGCTGCCTCATTCCTATTTTGCGCCACCCGCAGCCATCGCAGCCCTCTTTGGCGGACTGCTTACCAAAGTCGGTGTATACACCATCATGCGAATGTACACACTCGTCTTCCATCACGATCAGATGATTTACACCATTTTGCTCATCGTCGGTGGTCTGACAATGTTTATCGGGGTTCTTGGAGCCGTTGCCCAGTTTGACTTTAAACGGATCCTTGCCGTTCATATCGTCTCTCAGGTCGGTTATATGATCATGGGTATCGGGATTGGAACAAGCCTCGCGATCGCAGGCACGTTCTATTTCCTCGCTCACAATATCATTGTCAAATCCGCACTGTTCTTCTTCGCCGGTGCCACCGAGCATGTCTCAGGCACATCGCATCTGAAGAAGATGAGCGGGCTTTTGAAGACTCACCCGTATCTCGGCTGGCTGTTCTTCATCTCAGCCATTTCCCTTGCCGGTATTCCGCCACTGAGCGGGTTCTTCGGTAAGTTTGCCCTGATTGTGGCAGGTCTCGAAGCCGGGCATTATTTCGTCATCTTTGTCAGCCTCTTGACCGGGGTTCTGACGCTGTTCTCCATGATGAAGATTTTCATCACCTCATTCTGGGGTGAAGTCAAGTTTCCCGATCATGCTGCTTCCGAGAAAAAACCGGTCGGAAAGCTTCTGTTACCGGTCCTTCCGCTGGTCTTTTTGACCATTCTGCTCGGGGTGGCCGCAGAACCTTTCTTCGCCTTTTCAATGGAAATGGGAGAGCAGCTGACGGATCCGTCAATCTATATTGAATCTGTACTGAAGGAGTAG
- a CDS encoding Na+/H+ antiporter subunit E, with product MAFQILLNIGLAFIWMLLQNEYTFLDFFIGYLVGVALLYVLRRFLHFDFYFRRVIALFKLLILFMYKLILSNIDMIKIVLSPKMNIQPGIIAIPTKLRTDWEVTLLANLISLTPGTLTMNFSENGRTLYVHSIHVPDKEKAIEEIRQSFERAIMEVTH from the coding sequence ATGGCTTTTCAAATTTTATTAAACATCGGTCTGGCCTTCATTTGGATGTTACTTCAAAATGAGTATACATTCCTTGATTTCTTTATCGGCTACCTCGTCGGTGTTGCCCTGCTCTATGTTCTGCGCAGGTTCCTTCACTTTGATTTTTATTTCCGGCGGGTGATTGCCCTCTTCAAATTGCTGATCCTGTTTATGTACAAGTTGATCTTGTCCAATATAGACATGATCAAGATCGTATTAAGCCCGAAAATGAACATCCAGCCCGGGATCATTGCCATCCCGACAAAGCTTCGGACGGACTGGGAAGTGACTCTTTTGGCAAACCTGATTTCCTTAACACCAGGAACACTGACCATGAACTTCTCTGAGAATGGCCGCACACTCTATGTGCACTCCATTCATGTTCCTGACAAGGAAAAAGCAATTGAAGAAATCCGACAGTCCTTTGAACGGGCCATCATGGAGGTGACGCACTGA